CGGGCCGCGGCTCCGGCTGATCGGTGCGGGTGTGGCAGCCGCGGCTCTCGGTGCGGGCGTTGGCGGCCACCAGCAGCGCGCGGGCGGCCAGGGTCAGCGCGGACGTCTCCAGTGCCGAGACCGGTTGCAGGGCAGCGTCCTCCGTGGCCGGAGCGGACTGCAACTGCAACAGCCGCAGAATCGCCGCGCGCAGCCCGTCGCCGGTGCGCACCACCCCGGCGTTCTCGGTCATCAACTCCTGCAACAGTTTCCGATCGGCGGCGGGGAAGTCCAGCGGACCCACCGTGGTCACCCGGGCCGGTACCCCGCGCCGTTCGGTGGCCATGATGCCCGCGCGGGCACCTACCACCAGACCCTCCAGCAGGCTGTTGGAGGCCAGCCGGTTACCGCCGTGCAGGCCGGTGCGGGCGACCTCGCCCACCGCGTACAGACCCGGCACCCCGGTGCGACCGGCGGTATCGGTGACGACTCCGCCGCACTGGTAGTGCGCGGCCGGGGCGACCGGGATCAGTTCGGTGACCGGATCGATCCCGGCGGCCCGGCAGCTCGCCGTGATGGTCGGGAACCGTTGCGCGAAACCGGGAATCGCGCGAGCGTCGAGATACACATGGTCGACACCGAGCGCCTGCATGCGCGCGGCGATGGCCTTCGACACGACGTCGCGCGGCGCCAGATCACCCCGGGGATGCACACCCGCGGTGACGGACCGGCCCCGCGGATCGACCAGGACCGCGCCCTCGCCGCGCACCGCCTCGCTGATCAACGGCCGCCGGCCCAGCCCGCCGGGGGTGAACAGCACCGTCGGGTGGAACTGCACGAACTCCAGGTCGGCGACCGCCGCCCCGGCGCGCAGCGCCAGCGCGATACCGTCCGCGGTGGCGCCCGGCGGATTGGTGCTGCACGCGTAGAGCTGGCCCAGGCCGCCGGTGGCCAGCAGCACCGCGGGCGCGTGCACGACCCCGAATCCGTTGCCGGACACCGCGACCACGCCCTGCACACCCGCCGGACCGGTGACGATCTCGGCGACGGCGGTGCCGAACAGCACCGGCAGCCCGGCCGCGTTGAGCACCCGCTGCACCTCGGCGCCGGTGGCGTCGCCGCCGGCGTGGATGATGCGCCGGGTGCTGTGCCCGCCCTCCCGGGTCCGCGAGATCTGCCCGTCGCGGGCGCGATCGAAGACCGCCCCGAGATCGGTCAGCGCCGCGACCGCCTCCTGGCCGCCCGCGACGATGGAACGCACCGCGTCCGCATCGCACAGGCCGGCGCCCGCGGCGATCGTGTCCTGCACATGGGATTCCACCGAATCACTCTGTGGCGCAACGACGGCGATACCGCCCTGCGCGTACTGGGTGGCGGTGTCGGTGGGGCCGCCTTTGCTGAGGGCCAGCACCCGCAGTCCGCGCCGGGCCGCCGCGCGGGCCGCGGTCAGGCCCGCGACACCCCCGCCGACCACGACCAGGTCCGCCTGCGCCTCCCAGGAAATCGCCGGTGTGGTCACCGTCGACCACCTCCTGTACCGCCGAAACGTTCGAGCTTCACGACAGTCTCCGAAATACCTTGCACTGCCGTACTATTCGCCGCCACCGGAATTGCCGATGGCGATCATGCGCTGCACCGACGCCCGGCCCGCGGCGGCCACGTCCGGATCGACGTGCACCTCGTCGCGGTTCTCCGCGAGGCAGCGCAGCAGCGCCGCCGGGGTGATCATCTTCATGTACCGGCAGGAGGCCCGGTCGTTGACCGGCTGGAAGTCGATGCCGGGGGCGGCCCGGCGCAGCTGGTGCAGCATGCCGATCTCGGTGGCGACCAGCACCTGACTGGACTTGGCGGCCTTCGCCGCGTCGACCATGCCGCCGGTGGACAGGATGTGCACCCGGTCGGCGGGGAAGGCGCCCTCCCCCGCGAGGTACAGCGCCGAAGTGGCGCAACCACATTCGGGGTGCACGAACAGTTCGGCGTCCGGGTGGCTGCGGGCCTGCGCGGTCAGCTCGTCGCCGTTGATGCCGGCGTGCACGTGGCACTCCCCGGCCCAGATGTGCATGTTCTGCCGCCCGGTGACCCGCTTGACGTGGGCGCCGAGGAACTGGTCGGGCAGGAACAGCACCTCGCGGTCCGGGTCGATCGAGGCCACCACGTCGACCGCGTTGGACGAGGTGCAGCAGATGTCGGTGAGCGCCTTCACCGCGGCGGTGGTGTTCACATACGACACCACGGCCGCGTCCGGGTGCTCGGCCTTCCAGTCGCGCAGTTCGTCGGCGCCGATCGAGTCCGCGAGCGAACAGCCGGCCCGCTGATCCGGGATGAGCACGGTCTTGTCCGGGCTGAGGATCTTGGCCGTCTCGGCCATGAAGTGCACACCGCAGAAGACGATCGTGCGCTCCGGCGCCGCCGCCGCGATGCGGGACAGCGCGAGCGAATCACCGACATGGTCCGCGATGTCCTGGATCTCGGGCAATTGGTAGTTGTGCGCGAGAATCGTCGCATTGCGTGCGGCGGCCAGCCGCCGGACCTCCTGCGCCCATTCCGGGGTCGCATCGATCCCCGTGTACCCCGTGGCGCTGTCCACCACGCGCTCCGCAAGCTGCATCGTCGCCATCTCTGGCTCCCTCTCCTATGCGCGCGACCGGAGTCGGCAACCTCGCCGATTCGCCTCCGGCCGGTTTTCGACTTACAATCGAAAACGTGTCCCATAGTAGCACCATTCACGAATCGCTCACCGCCGTGTTCCAGGTTCGTCGCTTCCCGGACATCATTGCCGCAGGTCAAAGCGACATATCGGATAATGCCCCGGCAACCCGGCGGCATCCTCCGGCCGAGCACACCGAACTGGGCGTACTGCTGTGGGAACGAGCGATGGATCCGCAGGCGGGTACCTGGTCACTGCCCGGCGGCCGGCTGCGCGACAACGAGGATCTCGACACCTCGGCCCGGCGCCAGCTGGCCGAGAAGGTCGACGTCCAGGAGCTGATGCATCTCGAGCAACTGTCCTTGTTCAGCGATCCGCACCGGGTCCCCGGCGACCGCCGCATCGCCTCCACCTACCTCGGCCTGATCCCCCTGACCGCCGACCCGCAGGTGCCCACAGACACCCGCTGGCATCCGGTCTCGGCGCTGCCGCACATGTCCTTCGACCACGGCACGGTCGTCGAGTACGCCCGCACCCGCCTGGCGGCGAAGCTGTCCTACACCAATATCGCCTTCGCCCTTGCCCCGCCGCGCTTCACCATGTCCACCCTGCGCGAAATCTACTGCGCCGCACTGGGCTACGAGGTTGACACGACCAACCTGCAACGAGTCCTGAGCCGCCGCACCGTGATCACCCCCACCGGCGCCACCGCACCCCCCGGCAAAACCGGCGGCCGCCCCGCCGCCCTCTACCGCTTCACGGATTCCGAACTCCGCGTCACCGACGAATTCGCAGCCCTGCGCCCCCGAACGTGATGTGCTGTGCGGCAACACATCTCGGACCGACCGATCGCCCAGAGCGACCCGATCCTACGAATCCCGCTCGCCCTTGCGATGTTTCGCGGCACGGCGGTAGCGGCGGCCGCTGGGGACCGGCTGGGCGGCGCTGGAGCGGCGGAGGGCGTGGCGGCGGCGCCAGGCCGCGAGATCGGCGCGCTCCGGGGGCTGGGCATCGCCGGGCTGTTGCCGGCGGGGCGTCTCGATCATGGCTGCACCTCCTGCTCCGCTGATCGTGGTTGCCGCTTCACGGTAGCCGCGGTGAGTACCCGCCGACCACCGATTTTCCGGGGCCGCCGCGGTCCGGCCGGGCGATCGCCCCGGCGCGACCGTCACGAAACCGGGTACCGTGACCTGCATGGAGTCGCTGCTGCATCGGATCCTCGACATCTCACCGGTCTGGGTGTATCTGGTCGTCACCCTGCTGGTGTTCGCCGAGGACGCGATCTTCGTCGGGTTCGTGATCCCCGGTGAGACCGCGGCCGTGCTGGGCGGAGTCGCCGCGAGCCAGGGACACGTACAGCTGTGGGCCATGATCGTGCTGGTGGTGGTCGCGGCGGTGACCGGCGACAGCGTCGGATACGAGGTCGGGAAACATCTGGGGTCGCGAATCCTGAACTCCTCGATGCTGGATCGGCATCGCGGACGGCTGGACCGGGCCCAGGACTTCCTGGCCCGGCGCGGCGGCTGGGCGGTGTTCCTCGGCCGCTTCACCGCGTTCTTCCGGGCCGTGATGCCCGCGCTGGTCGGCGCCTCCCGGATGCCGTACCGGAAATTCCTGTCCTTCAACGCTTTCGGTGGCCTGATCTGGGGCACCGCATTCGTGGTACTCGGCTACCTCGCCGGAGCCTCCTATCAGGCGGTCGCCAAGACCGTCGGCCGCGACCTGGCCATCGGGGTGGCGGTCGTCGTGGTGGTGGCGCTGGTGGTGTGGCGGATCCGGGAAAGCCGGCGGGAGAAGACCTTCGAGGCCGAGTACGAGGCCGTCCACGACACCGAGTGAGCGGCACACCCGGTCACGGACAAGGCGGACGGTAGGCCAGACCGGGCAGATGCTCCCGCCAGATCTGCGGGGTCATGATCGAGCGGGTCGTCGCGCAGACCCTGGTGACGGCGTCGGCAGGGTCGAGATCCCAGAAGCGCACCAGGCCGTCGGCCCCCGTGCCGAGCAGATGCCGGCCGTCGGGCCGGAAGGCGATGGTGCCGCCGAGCGGGATCGGCCGGGTGGTGGCGATCGGATGTTTGATCACCCGCGGATGCGTCCGATCGGTGAAATCCCACAGCCGGATCACCGATTCGCTGTCGATGGACGCGACATACCTGCCGTCCGCGGAATAGTCGAGGCCGCTCACCCAGGCCGGACGGTTGCTCAATGGGTCACCGATCCGCACCGGCGCGGATCGGTCGGTGACATCCCACACCCGCAGCGTCTGATCGTCCGCGGTGGCGGTCAGAGTGCGGCCGCCGGGGCCGAACCGGAGGTGGATCAGTAGCACCGATCCGCTCGGTTGCAGTGACGCCGATCGCACCGGATGCGCCGGATCCGCGATCGACCAGAGCTCGGCGGCGCCGTCGTCACCCACCATGGCCAGACTCCTGCCGTCGGGAGCGACCGCCAGATCGATGAGGTAGCGGAACGGCAGCGGTATCCGGTCCGCGAGCAGGGTCGGCGTCCGGCCGCGCACATCCCAGATCCGCAGGAGTGCGACGCCGTTCTCCGTCTCCGACACGAACAGCCGGGCACTGTCCGGGCTGAACACCACCACGCTCGAGTAGCTCTCGTCGCGCGGCACATCGGCCCGGGGCACGATTCCGGACGTTTCGGAGACGTCGTACAGCCGCAATCTCTTCTCGTAGGGGCTGAGGGCGAGCGTCCGGCCGTCCGGGCTCACGACGGACTGGATCGGTGCGCCGGTCATCGGGTCGAAATCGAGTCTGCCGAGGCGCCGGGCGGTGAGGGAATCGTCCATCTGCCAGGCTTCGAGGTATCGGTCCCGATCCGTGTCGCCGACCAGCAGCGTCCGGCCGCCCACCGCGACCAGGGGACCGCGCGGCCAGGAGGTGCGCGCCACGGCGATCGGATCCGGCAGCGACCACAGGTATGCACTGTCCCGGCCGCCGACCACCATCGCGTGCCGATCGGGTGCGAAGGTGACCGCGGTGGGATATCCGTACGGACCGGCCGGCTGACGGCCCATCGGGATCGGATGCGACAACTCGGTCAGATCCACCAGCGCGACACCGCTGCCGCTGGACGGATAGGCCAGGACGCGGCCGTCGTCCCGGAAGGCGAGCCCGGTGCCACCTGCGACCCCGATATCGGACAGGCTTGCGGCGGCATGGGTCGCAACGTCGGCACCCGTGTAGTCCCAGATCTCGACGGCCTTCGTGGTCGCGAGGGCCACGACCCGGCCGTCGGGGCTCAGGGCCGCCGACATCGCCGTGCTGTCGATGCTGCCGACGGGTACCGCGGGCTGTCGTGGATCCGCGATATCCCACAACTGGGTCACTCCCCGATCGCCCACGACGACCACGCGATGCAGATCGGCCGAGAATGCCACCCCGGTGGTGCCCCGGAACTCGCCCGCCGCCCGGATCGGCGTGCCGATCGAGCGCGGTTGCCTCGGGTCGGTGATGTCCCAGAACGTGATTCCGCCGTCCGGGCTGCTGACGGCCAGGGTCGAGCCGTCCGGCCCGAAGCCCACTGCGGTCGGATTGCCGATTCGCAACGGATCACCGAGGGGCACAGCGTGTTCCGGATCCCGCACGTCCCACAGCCGCAGCACATTGTCCGCGGCCGCCGCAGCGAGGATCTGCCCGTTCGGGCTGAACGCCAGGGTGTTCACGACCCCGCCGCCGGGCAGTTCCCCGCCGACGACATGGGGAGCGCGGCGATCGGAGACATCCCACAGGTGGACCACGAAGGATCCCGTCGCCAGCAACCGCCCGTCCGGCCGGAAGGCGGTCGCGGTCACCATGTCGTTCTTCCAGGTCAGCGGCGTCGCCAACGGCAGGTTCGCGGTGTTGATCAGCCGGGCGAGCACCTCCGGATCGTGCGGCCGTAACCCCTGCGCCACCAGCGCCAGCTGCGCCGACAGCGACGGATCACTGACCTCCAGCCGATCCGCTTCCGCCAGTACGGAATTGAAGACGGCGGCGTCCCGATCGCGAGCGGCGTCGTGACGCTGCACGAATGCCACCCCGGCCAGGATCAGCGCGACGACCGTCAGCAGGACGAGCGCGGTACCACCGGCGGCGGCACGGCGATCGGCACGCCGACGCGCCGACTCGCCGGCGCGCAGGAATTCGGCGGCGACCGGCCCCGATTCGGTGCCGCGCGCGTGCTCCCGCATCGTCACCAGCCGCGCCCCGCGATACAGCAACGACGAATCCCGTTGCCGCTCGACCCATTCGGTCGCATCGGCCTGCAACCGTTGCCGTTCCAGATAACCGACCCGATCCTCGTCGATCCAGGACCGCAACCGCGGCCAGGCATCGAGCACGATCTCGTGGGTGAGGTACGCGGTATCGGCGTCCAGGGTGATCAAGCGCGTCCGGGCCAGCGCGTCGAGCGCGGCTTCGGCGGTAACCACGGTCTGCCGCAACAGATCCGCCCGCGACACCCGCCGCCGGGTGTCCCGAGAATCGTCACCGACCGCGACCAGCCCCAGCAGCACCTGCTTACCGAGGGCCTGCTGGAAATCCGTCAACTCGCTCCAGGCGTTCTCGGCGGTGGCCGCCACCGAACCCAGGACGCCCCCGGCCGCCCGATATCCCTCGATGGTGAGCCGGGAACCTTCGCGCCGCTGCCAGACCGCCTCCATGACATGCGAAACCAGCGGCAGCGCACCCGGATCGTAGGAGCGCCGCTCACCACCGAGTCCGCACAGCTCACTGATCACCAGCTCCTCGAGCCCGGATTCCAGCTTGTACCCGGCGGATTCGGCCGGCCGGCCGATCGCCTCCGCGAGTTCGTCCAGCCGCATCGGACCGAGCAGATAACTGCGATGCTTCAACGCATCCTCGAGCGCGGGTTCGTCCAGACAGCGCGCGTAGAAGTCGGCCCGCACCGCGAGCACGACAGCGGCCGGTTCGCCGTCACCCCGGATCGCGAGATGTTCCAGCGCACCGAGGAATTCGACCCGCTGCCGCTCGTCCCGGCACAGCGTGAACAACTCCTCGAGCTGATCGACCACGAGCAACCGCCGCCGACCCGCTCCCCACGCGGACAGCGCCGCCGACACGGATGGCGCCGAAGCCACACCGTTTTCTGTGCAGCCGGAATCGAAAACCCCGGCGGCCGTGGCTACATCGACCTCCACCGATGCCGGGCCGGAGTGGTTCTCGACGCCGGACGGTGCGGATCCGGAAGGTTCCGGCTCCGTCTCCGCCTCGTACCCGACGGTCGCACCATCACTCGAACCCGGCTCGCCCGAACCGTTTCCGACGGCCGACAGCGGCACTCCCACCGCCGCCGACAATGCGTGCATCGGATCTGCGCCCGGGGTCAGCGTGGCCACCGCCCACCCGTCCGCCGAATCCCGCAGCGCGGGAACCAGTCCCGCCTGCAACAGCGAGGACTTCCCGGCCCCCGAGGCGCCGACCAGCACCACCATGCCACCGTCACCGGCCACGGTCCGGCGCACCAGATCCGCCAGTTCCGCCGTCGGCCTGCCCCGGCCGAAGAAGACCTCGGTGTCCTCCGGACGATAGGCAGCCAGGCCCAGATACGGGCAGACCACATCCGCCGCATCGGAATTCGGATCCCACTCGTTGGAAGCGGTCCACAACCGCTGCCACTGCTGAACATCCAGCAACGCGACCGGCACCGGACTGTTCGATTTGCGCGCCTCGTCCACCAGGGTCAGCAGCACCGGTAGAAAGACCTCGAACCGCGCGGGCACATTCCGGCCCGACTTCCAGTCGCTGATCCGCTGAACGGAAGCACCCGATTTCTGTCCCGCCGCGCGCGCCGCGCGCATCCGCGCCTCGGCCGCCGCCGCGACCCGGCGCAGCGTCGGATTCCCGGCCGCCGCGAACAACTCCGCGAACCGTTGCGAGAAAGTCGTTCTCGGCGACGGCCGCAACCGGCCCCGCCGCACCCCACCCGAATCCATAGGTTCTCCCCACCCTTCCGGCGAATCATCCCAGACGCCACCCAGCGTGACGGGACGAGTTCCGGAGGCGACGCGCTCATGCCACGAACGTCCTGGTGAAAGCCGGAAATCGACGTCCGGTCCGGACACGCCTCAGCGGCAGACGTTTTCGCGTGCGCACGCCCAACAGCTCAGCGGCAGACGTTTCGTGTGCACACGCCTCAACGACTCAACGGCAGACGTTGGGGCGTGCGCACGCCCAAGGGGCAGCGCAACCGATGTCGCGTGCGTGCGACTCAGTCGCCGGGCCCCCGACGGGCAGGCTCGCGACCTGGCGGCTGCTGCGGCCGCGGCCCGGCGGAAATCGGCGGGATCGGCCGCGAAACCGGATCCGCCCCGAGCCGTAGCGTCGCACCGTGGTGGACGACGGTCAGCGCCTCCCCGTCGAGCAGCCGGTAGGTGGCGTCGTCCGCCCGGATGTCCACCTCGAGCCGGCGGTCCAGGAAGCGCAGTCGCAGGCACAGCCGGGTGAGGTCCGACGGCAGCCGGGGTGCGAAGGACAGCTGCCCGGAGCGCACCCGCATACCGCCGAGTCCGGAGACCAGCGCCACCCAGGTCCCGGCCAGCGAGGCGATGTGCACGCCGTCGCGGGTGTTGTGCTCGAGGTCGTTCAGATCCATCAGCGCGGCCTCGCCGAGGTAGTCGTAGGCCAGTTCCACCTGGCCCACCTCGGCGGCGAGCACGGCCTGGGTGCACGCGGACAGGGACGAGTCCCGCACGGTCAGCGCCTCGTAGTAGGCGAAGTTGCGGACCTTCTGTTCGGCGGTGAAGGCGTCCGGGCAGGCATGCATCGCCAGTACCAGATCCGCCTGTTTGACCACCTGTTTGCGATACAGCTCGAAATACGGATAGTGCAGCAGCAGTGGATAGTCCGCGGCCGTGGTGGCCGCGAAATCCCATACCGCGTGCTCGGTGAAACCCTCGTTCGCCGGATGCACGCCGAGCCGCTCGTCGAACGGGATGTACACGGCCGCAGCGGCATCCCGCCACTGCGCCACCTCCTCGACACCGACCTCCAGATCCCGGGCACGATCCGGATGCCGTACCGCCAGATCCGCCGCCGCGTTCAGGTTCTGCCGCGCAAGGAGATTCGTGTACACGTTGTTGTCGGCCACCGCGCTGTACTCGTCCGGACCGGTCACCCCGTCGATGCGGAACCGGCCCCGGACGTCGTGGTGGCCGAGATCGCGCCACAGCCGCGCGGTCGCGACCAGCAGCGGAATCGCGGTCTCCCGCTCGAACTCCCGGTCGCCGGTGGCCTCCAGATACCGCACCACCGCATGCGCGATATCGGCGTTGATGTGGAAGGCCGCGGTGCCGGCCGGCCAGTACGCGGAGCATTCCTGCCCGGAGATGGTGCGCCACGGGAACGCCGCGCCACGGCGGCCGAGTTGCGCGGCGCGCCGCTGCGCCGACGGCAGGGTGCGGTGCCGCCAGCGCAGCACGTCGGCGGCCGCAGCCGGAGAGGTGTAGGTGAGCACGGGCAACACGAACATCTCGGTGTCCCAGAAGGTGTGCCCGTCGTAACCGGGACCGGTCAGGCCCTTCGCCGGGATCGGCCGGCATTCCCCGCGCGCACCGGCCTGCAGCACGTGGAACAGCGCGAACCGCACCGCCTGCTGCACCTCGGCGTCGCCCTCCACCTCGACGTCGGCGCCGGACCAGAACTCGTCGAGATACTCCCGCTGTTCGCGCAGCAGCCCGTCCCAGCCGGTGGTGGCGGCCGCGCTGAGCGCGCCGACCACCTGATCGTGCACCGCGGGCCGGGATCGGCGCGCGGACCAGCCGTAGCCGAGGTACTTCACCAGGGTGAGGCGCTCACCCGGGGCGATCCGGGCGGTCACGGTGACGCGGGCGACGTCGCCGGCGCCGTCGGTCTCCAGGTGCACCTCGCCGGGCCCGGTCACCTCGTGCCGCATCCCGGCGCCCACCCGCAATTGGCTGCCCTTGGTCACGTGCACCAGCACCGCGCCGTCCGGGGCGGAGGCGTTCTCCTCGACCAGCAGCGGCGATTCCAGGATCGCGGCGGTGCGCGGATCGCCACCGCCACCGGGTATCGATTCGTTGGCGACCAGTTCCGACTGCACGACCAGCCGGACGGTCCGGTCCAGCGCTTCCACCTCGTAGCGGATCGCCACGATCGCGCGCTGGGTGAACGACACCAGCCGCTCCGATCGCACCCGCACCGCGTTACCGGCCGGCGAACACCATTCCAGTTGCCGGGTCAGCGTGCCGGTGCGCAGGTCGAGGGTCCGCTCGTGGCTGCGCAGGGTGCCGTATCGGACGTCCAGCGGCTCGTCGTCGACGAGCAGGCGGATCAGTTTGCCGTTGGTGACGTTGACGATCGTCTCGCCGGATTCCGGATAGCCGTACCCGGCCTCGGCGTACGGCAGCGGCCGCAACTCGTGCACCGAATTCAGGTAGGTGCCCGGAATACCGTGCGGCTCACCCTCGTCCAGGTTGCCGCGCACCCCGATATGACCGTTGGACAGCGCGAACAGGGATTCGGTGCGGGCCAGCGCGTCCAGGTCCAGCGCGGTCTCGTGCACCGCCCACGGGCGCACCTCGAACGCCGGGTGCGTGATCATCGGCGGTCCAGCAGTTCGGCGAGATCGGCCACGACCACGTCGGCGCCGTGCGCGCGCAACTGGTCGGCGTGCCCGACCCGATCGACGCCGACGACCAGCCCGAATCCGCCCGCATGCCCGGCCTCGACCCCCGCGGTCGCGTCCTCGAACACCGCGCAGGCGGCGGCCGGAAGGTGCACCGCGGCGGCCCCCGCCAGAAACATGTCCGGGGCGGGCTTACCGGGCAGATGATCGTGCGCCGCGGTCGTGCCGTCCACCCGCGCGTCGAACATTCCCGTGATGCCGGCCGCGTCGAGCACCTGCCGGGTGTGCTCGCTGGAGGAGACCACCGCGCATTTCAGCCCGGCCTCGCGCACCGCGCGCAGGTATCGCAGCGATCCGTCGTAGACGGCCACGCCGTCCTGCTTCAACTTCGCGAGCACCAGATCGTTCTTGCGATTGCTCAGGCCGTGCACCGTCCACGTTCCGGGTGGATCGTCGGCGGCGCCGTCGGGCAGGTCGATCCCGCGAGAATGGA
This DNA window, taken from Nocardia sp. BMG111209, encodes the following:
- the nadA gene encoding quinolinate synthase NadA is translated as MATMQLAERVVDSATGYTGIDATPEWAQEVRRLAAARNATILAHNYQLPEIQDIADHVGDSLALSRIAAAAPERTIVFCGVHFMAETAKILSPDKTVLIPDQRAGCSLADSIGADELRDWKAEHPDAAVVSYVNTTAAVKALTDICCTSSNAVDVVASIDPDREVLFLPDQFLGAHVKRVTGRQNMHIWAGECHVHAGINGDELTAQARSHPDAELFVHPECGCATSALYLAGEGAFPADRVHILSTGGMVDAAKAAKSSQVLVATEIGMLHQLRRAAPGIDFQPVNDRASCRYMKMITPAALLRCLAENRDEVHVDPDVAAAGRASVQRMIAIGNSGGGE
- a CDS encoding L-aspartate oxidase; this encodes MTTPAISWEAQADLVVVGGGVAGLTAARAAARRGLRVLALSKGGPTDTATQYAQGGIAVVAPQSDSVESHVQDTIAAGAGLCDADAVRSIVAGGQEAVAALTDLGAVFDRARDGQISRTREGGHSTRRIIHAGGDATGAEVQRVLNAAGLPVLFGTAVAEIVTGPAGVQGVVAVSGNGFGVVHAPAVLLATGGLGQLYACSTNPPGATADGIALALRAGAAVADLEFVQFHPTVLFTPGGLGRRPLISEAVRGEGAVLVDPRGRSVTAGVHPRGDLAPRDVVSKAIAARMQALGVDHVYLDARAIPGFAQRFPTITASCRAAGIDPVTELIPVAPAAHYQCGGVVTDTAGRTGVPGLYAVGEVARTGLHGGNRLASNSLLEGLVVGARAGIMATERRGVPARVTTVGPLDFPAADRKLLQELMTENAGVVRTGDGLRAAILRLLQLQSAPATEDAALQPVSALETSALTLAARALLVAANARTESRGCHTRTDQPEPRPDLARSLPIRLGPDGRPQVIGDSAARTGPVPIVPRAS
- a CDS encoding glycoside hydrolase family 65 protein; translated protein: MITHPAFEVRPWAVHETALDLDALARTESLFALSNGHIGVRGNLDEGEPHGIPGTYLNSVHELRPLPYAEAGYGYPESGETIVNVTNGKLIRLLVDDEPLDVRYGTLRSHERTLDLRTGTLTRQLEWCSPAGNAVRVRSERLVSFTQRAIVAIRYEVEALDRTVRLVVQSELVANESIPGGGGDPRTAAILESPLLVEENASAPDGAVLVHVTKGSQLRVGAGMRHEVTGPGEVHLETDGAGDVARVTVTARIAPGERLTLVKYLGYGWSARRSRPAVHDQVVGALSAAATTGWDGLLREQREYLDEFWSGADVEVEGDAEVQQAVRFALFHVLQAGARGECRPIPAKGLTGPGYDGHTFWDTEMFVLPVLTYTSPAAAADVLRWRHRTLPSAQRRAAQLGRRGAAFPWRTISGQECSAYWPAGTAAFHINADIAHAVVRYLEATGDREFERETAIPLLVATARLWRDLGHHDVRGRFRIDGVTGPDEYSAVADNNVYTNLLARQNLNAAADLAVRHPDRARDLEVGVEEVAQWRDAAAAVYIPFDERLGVHPANEGFTEHAVWDFAATTAADYPLLLHYPYFELYRKQVVKQADLVLAMHACPDAFTAEQKVRNFAYYEALTVRDSSLSACTQAVLAAEVGQVELAYDYLGEAALMDLNDLEHNTRDGVHIASLAGTWVALVSGLGGMRVRSGQLSFAPRLPSDLTRLCLRLRFLDRRLEVDIRADDATYRLLDGEALTVVHHGATLRLGADPVSRPIPPISAGPRPQQPPGREPARRGPGD
- a CDS encoding NrtR DNA-binding winged helix domain-containing protein codes for the protein MSHSSTIHESLTAVFQVRRFPDIIAAGQSDISDNAPATRRHPPAEHTELGVLLWERAMDPQAGTWSLPGGRLRDNEDLDTSARRQLAEKVDVQELMHLEQLSLFSDPHRVPGDRRIASTYLGLIPLTADPQVPTDTRWHPVSALPHMSFDHGTVVEYARTRLAAKLSYTNIAFALAPPRFTMSTLREIYCAALGYEVDTTNLQRVLSRRTVITPTGATAPPGKTGGRPAALYRFTDSELRVTDEFAALRPRT
- a CDS encoding HAD family phosphatase; the encoded protein is MVLGLTEAIRGCLFDMDGVLTRTADVHTAAWQQMFDEFLRDRSAKQGNDFRAFDPVADYNEYVDGKPRLDGARAFLHSRGIDLPDGAADDPPGTWTVHGLSNRKNDLVLAKLKQDGVAVYDGSLRYLRAVREAGLKCAVVSSSEHTRQVLDAAGITGMFDARVDGTTAAHDHLPGKPAPDMFLAGAAAVHLPAAACAVFEDATAGVEAGHAGGFGLVVGVDRVGHADQLRAHGADVVVADLAELLDRR
- a CDS encoding NACHT and WD repeat domain-containing protein is translated as MDSGGVRRGRLRPSPRTTFSQRFAELFAAAGNPTLRRVAAAAEARMRAARAAGQKSGASVQRISDWKSGRNVPARFEVFLPVLLTLVDEARKSNSPVPVALLDVQQWQRLWTASNEWDPNSDAADVVCPYLGLAAYRPEDTEVFFGRGRPTAELADLVRRTVAGDGGMVVLVGASGAGKSSLLQAGLVPALRDSADGWAVATLTPGADPMHALSAAVGVPLSAVGNGSGEPGSSDGATVGYEAETEPEPSGSAPSGVENHSGPASVEVDVATAAGVFDSGCTENGVASAPSVSAALSAWGAGRRRLLVVDQLEELFTLCRDERQRVEFLGALEHLAIRGDGEPAAVVLAVRADFYARCLDEPALEDALKHRSYLLGPMRLDELAEAIGRPAESAGYKLESGLEELVISELCGLGGERRSYDPGALPLVSHVMEAVWQRREGSRLTIEGYRAAGGVLGSVAATAENAWSELTDFQQALGKQVLLGLVAVGDDSRDTRRRVSRADLLRQTVVTAEAALDALARTRLITLDADTAYLTHEIVLDAWPRLRSWIDEDRVGYLERQRLQADATEWVERQRDSSLLYRGARLVTMREHARGTESGPVAAEFLRAGESARRRADRRAAAGGTALVLLTVVALILAGVAFVQRHDAARDRDAAVFNSVLAEADRLEVSDPSLSAQLALVAQGLRPHDPEVLARLINTANLPLATPLTWKNDMVTATAFRPDGRLLATGSFVVHLWDVSDRRAPHVVGGELPGGGVVNTLAFSPNGQILAAAAADNVLRLWDVRDPEHAVPLGDPLRIGNPTAVGFGPDGSTLAVSSPDGGITFWDITDPRQPRSIGTPIRAAGEFRGTTGVAFSADLHRVVVVGDRGVTQLWDIADPRQPAVPVGSIDSTAMSAALSPDGRVVALATTKAVEIWDYTGADVATHAAASLSDIGVAGGTGLAFRDDGRVLAYPSSGSGVALVDLTELSHPIPMGRQPAGPYGYPTAVTFAPDRHAMVVGGRDSAYLWSLPDPIAVARTSWPRGPLVAVGGRTLLVGDTDRDRYLEAWQMDDSLTARRLGRLDFDPMTGAPIQSVVSPDGRTLALSPYEKRLRLYDVSETSGIVPRADVPRDESYSSVVVFSPDSARLFVSETENGVALLRIWDVRGRTPTLLADRIPLPFRYLIDLAVAPDGRSLAMVGDDGAAELWSIADPAHPVRSASLQPSGSVLLIHLRFGPGGRTLTATADDQTLRVWDVTDRSAPVRIGDPLSNRPAWVSGLDYSADGRYVASIDSESVIRLWDFTDRTHPRVIKHPIATTRPIPLGGTIAFRPDGRHLLGTGADGLVRFWDLDPADAVTRVCATTRSIMTPQIWREHLPGLAYRPPCP
- a CDS encoding DedA family protein, with the translated sequence MESLLHRILDISPVWVYLVVTLLVFAEDAIFVGFVIPGETAAVLGGVAASQGHVQLWAMIVLVVVAAVTGDSVGYEVGKHLGSRILNSSMLDRHRGRLDRAQDFLARRGGWAVFLGRFTAFFRAVMPALVGASRMPYRKFLSFNAFGGLIWGTAFVVLGYLAGASYQAVAKTVGRDLAIGVAVVVVVALVVWRIRESRREKTFEAEYEAVHDTE